AGGAAATTAAACACAGGCTTGTTCATGCTAACCCTTTTCATCAAAGCTACTGGCTAACCCGCCGGTATATGGACATAAAACTCAGTGATTTTAAAAACCTCGGATTGATTGCCCTGCAACCTATTCTGATTGCATTTTTAATCATTTTTGCTTTTGAGAATTTGATAGAAGTATCTCCGGTAAATGGGAATCAAGTTATAGAAAGCAATGCAACTGATGATTTTTTAGATTATGAGGAAAATCATGTAATTGCTGAAAACGAATCAGGAGAACCTATTCAAACCGGAAAAATCGGGGCATTATTTATTATGGCGATTGCAGCAATTTGGTTTGGCGTGAGTAATGCTGCTAAAGAAATAGTAGGGGAATTATCTGTTTTTCGAAGAGAACGGATGTTTAATTTACAACTTACCCCATATATCACCAGCAAAGTGATTGTTTTAACCTTTTTGTCCTTTGTGCAAATTTGTATTTTTC
The sequence above is a segment of the Chitinophagaceae bacterium genome. Coding sequences within it:
- a CDS encoding ABC transporter permease, whose translation is EIKHRLVHANPFHQSYWLTRRYMDIKLSDFKNLGLIALQPILIAFLIIFAFENLIEVSPVNGNQVIESNATDDFLDYEENHVIAENESGEPIQTGKIGALFIMAIAAIWFGVSNAAKEIVGELSVFRRERMFNLQLTPYITSKVIVLTFLSFVQICIFLFILFLHYEDLQFFVETGVFLLWVSIVSIVFGLMLSSITNTSTEVMSILPIALMPQIILAGIIQPIQNDITVLLSYLTIGRWGTEGLARIQDIGRDNELFLKIIDIHLYQHNSFLASDGLFNNLFILSLLLIAMLLVTYHFLNSK